In Arsenicicoccus sp. oral taxon 190, the following are encoded in one genomic region:
- the ahcY gene encoding adenosylhomocysteinase, producing MTIDHKVRDLSLAEAGRHQIRLAEHEMPGLMSLREEYAEAQPLKGARIAGSLHMTVQTAVLIETLTALGAEVRWASCNIYSTQDEAAAAVVVGQGTPEDPQGVPVFAWKGETLEEYWDCTNQILTWPGDEQANMILDDGGDATMLVHKGREWEQAGQVPPTTEDDSEELGVFKALVRRTMAEDPQKWTRVAEQIQGVTEETTTGVHRLYELARAGELLFPAINVNDSVTKSKFDNKYGCRHSLIDGINRATDTLIGGKVAVVCGYGDVGKGCADSLRGQGARVIVTEVDPICALQAAMEGYQVATLEDVVREADIFITTTGCFDVIRTEHMVAMKDKAIVGNIGHFDNEIDMAGLAKVPGVTKTEIKPQVHEWTFAEAGEDGQPAGRSIIVLSEGRLLNLGNATGHPSFVMSNSFANQTIAQIELFTKPGEYSKSVFVLPKHLDEKVARLHLDALGVRLTELTKGQAEYLGVDVAGPYKSDHYRY from the coding sequence GTGACCATCGACCACAAGGTCCGCGACCTCTCCCTGGCCGAGGCCGGCCGCCACCAGATCCGGCTCGCCGAGCACGAGATGCCGGGTCTGATGTCCCTGCGCGAGGAGTACGCCGAGGCACAGCCCCTCAAGGGCGCCCGCATCGCCGGGTCGCTGCACATGACCGTGCAGACCGCCGTCCTCATCGAGACCCTCACCGCGCTCGGCGCCGAGGTGCGCTGGGCCAGCTGCAACATCTACTCGACCCAGGACGAGGCGGCCGCCGCGGTCGTCGTCGGCCAGGGCACCCCCGAGGACCCCCAGGGCGTCCCCGTCTTCGCCTGGAAGGGCGAGACGCTGGAGGAGTACTGGGACTGCACCAACCAGATCCTGACCTGGCCGGGGGACGAGCAGGCCAACATGATCCTCGACGACGGCGGCGACGCGACCATGCTGGTCCACAAGGGCCGCGAGTGGGAGCAGGCCGGCCAGGTGCCGCCCACCACCGAGGACGACTCGGAGGAGCTCGGCGTCTTCAAGGCGCTGGTGCGCCGCACCATGGCCGAGGACCCGCAGAAGTGGACCCGGGTGGCCGAGCAGATCCAGGGCGTCACCGAGGAGACCACGACCGGCGTCCACCGGCTCTACGAGCTCGCGCGGGCCGGCGAGCTGCTCTTCCCGGCGATCAACGTCAACGACTCGGTCACCAAGAGCAAGTTCGACAACAAGTACGGCTGCCGCCACTCGCTCATCGACGGGATCAACCGCGCCACCGACACGCTCATCGGCGGCAAGGTCGCGGTCGTCTGCGGCTACGGCGACGTCGGCAAGGGCTGCGCGGACTCGCTGCGCGGCCAGGGCGCCCGCGTCATCGTCACCGAGGTCGATCCGATCTGCGCGCTGCAGGCCGCGATGGAGGGCTACCAGGTGGCCACCCTCGAGGACGTCGTCCGCGAGGCCGACATCTTCATCACCACCACCGGCTGCTTCGACGTGATCCGCACCGAGCACATGGTCGCGATGAAGGACAAGGCGATCGTCGGCAACATCGGCCACTTCGACAACGAGATCGACATGGCCGGGCTGGCCAAGGTCCCCGGCGTCACCAAGACCGAGATCAAGCCGCAGGTGCACGAGTGGACCTTCGCCGAGGCCGGCGAGGACGGCCAGCCGGCGGGCCGGTCGATCATCGTGCTGTCCGAGGGGCGGCTGCTCAACCTGGGCAACGCGACGGGCCACCCGTCCTTCGTGATGTCCAACTCCTTCGCCAACCAGACGATCGCCCAGATCGAGCTCTTCACCAAGCCGGGGGAGTACTCCAAGAGCGTCTTCGTGCTGCCCAAGCACCTCGACGAGAAGGTGGCCCGGCTGCACCTCGACGCCCTCGGCGTGCGCCTGACCGAGCTCACCAAGGGCCAGGCGGAGTACCTCGGCGTCGACGTTGCCGGCCCCTACAAGTCCGACCACTACCGCTACTGA
- the mtrA gene encoding MtrAB system response regulator MtrA, translating to MKHRILVVDDDLALAEMLGIVLTNEGFDVTHVATGTAALPAFREIKPDLVLLDVMLPGVDGVEVCRRLRAESGVPIVMLSARTDTTDVVVGLESGADDYIVKPFKPAELIARMRVRLRRGDEVEQEHLTIGDLSIDVAGHSVKRGEQSLSLTPLEFDLLVALARKPWQVFTREVLLEQVWGYRHAGDTRLVNVHVQRLRSKIEHDPEHPEIVVTVRGVGYKAGGSA from the coding sequence GTGAAGCACCGGATCCTGGTGGTCGACGACGACCTCGCGCTCGCCGAGATGCTCGGCATCGTGCTGACCAACGAGGGCTTCGACGTGACGCACGTGGCCACCGGGACCGCCGCGCTGCCGGCCTTCCGGGAGATCAAGCCGGACCTGGTGCTGCTCGACGTCATGCTGCCTGGGGTCGACGGGGTCGAGGTGTGCCGGCGGCTGCGCGCGGAGTCCGGCGTCCCGATCGTCATGCTGTCGGCCCGCACCGACACCACCGACGTCGTGGTGGGGCTGGAGTCCGGGGCCGACGACTACATCGTCAAGCCCTTCAAGCCGGCCGAGCTGATCGCCCGCATGCGGGTGCGGCTGCGCCGCGGCGACGAGGTGGAGCAGGAGCACCTGACGATCGGTGACCTGTCCATCGACGTCGCGGGTCACTCGGTCAAGCGGGGCGAGCAGTCGCTGTCGCTGACGCCGCTGGAGTTCGACCTGCTCGTGGCGCTCGCCCGCAAGCCCTGGCAGGTCTTCACCCGCGAGGTGCTGCTGGAGCAGGTGTGGGGCTACCGCCACGCCGGGGACACGCGCCTGGTCAACGTCCACGTCCAGCGCCTGCGCTCCAAGATCGAGCACGACCCGGAGCACCCGGAGATCGTGGTGACCGTGCGCGGCGTGGGCTACAAGGCCGGCGGCTCGGCCTAG
- the mtrB gene encoding MtrAB system histidine kinase MtrB: MARTLKSDLVALRGRTARLGGRVLARSWPWLRSSVTRVVELWRRSLMLRTVTSTMLLSTAMMLIVGSYLHGRVADGLTDEKLSTAANDAAVRVSAAQTRFDHADKTDDTNLRVMASDVVQQDMAPDRSRDVLLTPTVGNTRAPLPTVASGDLALGEVPSGLREQVKADAKHQQLQVVTLRRDGGELPTVLVGAQVKLPPGVGDYDLYYAYPMRAEAKALDIVTRNLLLAGVLLVVLIGGVAFVVTRLVVEPVRRAAQVAERLASGRLDQRMSVRGTDDIAVLGRSFNRMASSLQTQIVQLEGLSKVQQQFVSDVSHELRTPLTTVRMAADVLYDARDGFASPAAARSAELLTGQLERFENLLTDLLEISRIDAGAASLEAVPVDLVELAEGVVDDAAALADRRGSEVTVRGPGHAVVVGADRRRLTRILRNLVVNAIEHGEGRPIVVDIARNADAAAVAVRDNGVGLRPGEASMVFTRFWRADPARARTTGGTGLGLSISLEDAHLHHGWLEAWGQPGLGSCFRLTVPIVFGTDFTESPLAMQPPGMRVNPPVQRHPSEADVLDPVPGTSLGAGTLAMVPEELRAQPPHKDESGVNQP; encoded by the coding sequence ATGGCCCGCACCCTCAAGTCCGACCTCGTCGCCCTGCGAGGTCGGACCGCTCGTCTCGGGGGCCGGGTGCTGGCCCGGTCGTGGCCCTGGCTGCGCAGCTCGGTCACCCGGGTCGTCGAGCTGTGGCGGCGCTCGCTCATGCTGCGCACCGTCACCAGCACGATGCTGCTGTCGACGGCGATGATGCTCATCGTCGGGTCCTACCTGCACGGCCGGGTCGCCGACGGCCTCACCGACGAGAAGCTCTCGACCGCCGCCAACGACGCGGCGGTGCGGGTCAGCGCGGCGCAGACGAGGTTCGACCACGCCGACAAGACCGACGACACCAACCTGCGGGTCATGGCCTCGGACGTGGTGCAGCAGGACATGGCCCCGGACCGCTCCCGCGACGTGCTGCTCACCCCGACGGTCGGCAACACCCGCGCCCCGCTGCCGACGGTGGCGTCCGGCGACCTCGCGCTGGGGGAGGTGCCGTCGGGGCTGCGCGAGCAGGTCAAGGCCGACGCCAAGCACCAGCAGCTGCAGGTCGTGACGCTGCGCCGGGACGGCGGGGAGCTGCCCACCGTGCTCGTCGGCGCCCAGGTCAAGCTGCCGCCGGGCGTCGGCGACTACGACCTCTACTACGCCTACCCGATGCGCGCCGAGGCCAAGGCGCTGGACATCGTCACCCGCAACCTGCTGCTGGCCGGGGTGCTGCTCGTGGTCCTCATCGGCGGTGTCGCCTTCGTGGTGACCCGGCTGGTCGTGGAGCCGGTGCGGCGTGCCGCCCAGGTCGCCGAGCGGCTCGCCTCGGGCCGGCTGGACCAGCGGATGAGCGTGCGCGGCACCGACGACATCGCGGTCCTCGGGCGGTCCTTCAACCGGATGGCCTCCAGCCTGCAGACCCAGATCGTGCAGCTCGAGGGGCTGTCCAAGGTGCAGCAGCAGTTCGTCTCCGACGTGTCCCACGAGCTGCGGACCCCGCTCACCACCGTCCGCATGGCCGCCGACGTGCTGTATGACGCCCGCGACGGCTTCGCCTCCCCGGCCGCCGCCCGCAGCGCGGAGCTGCTGACCGGGCAGCTCGAGAGGTTCGAGAATCTCCTGACCGACCTGCTCGAGATCAGCCGCATCGACGCGGGGGCGGCGAGCCTGGAGGCCGTGCCGGTGGACCTGGTGGAGCTGGCCGAGGGCGTCGTCGACGACGCGGCGGCGCTCGCCGACCGCCGCGGCAGCGAGGTCACGGTGCGGGGCCCGGGGCACGCGGTCGTCGTCGGGGCCGACCGGCGCCGACTCACCCGGATCCTGCGCAACCTCGTGGTCAACGCGATCGAGCACGGCGAGGGCCGGCCGATCGTCGTGGACATCGCCCGCAACGCCGATGCCGCCGCGGTCGCGGTGCGCGACAACGGCGTGGGGCTGCGGCCGGGCGAGGCGTCGATGGTGTTCACCCGCTTCTGGCGGGCCGACCCGGCGCGGGCGCGCACCACGGGGGGCACCGGGCTGGGGTTGTCGATCTCCCTGGAGGACGCCCACCTGCACCACGGCTGGCTCGAGGCCTGGGGCCAGCCCGGGCTCGGCTCGTGCTTCCGCCTCACGGTGCCGATCGTCTTCGGGACCGACTTCACGGAGTCCCCGCTGGCCATGCAGCCGCCGGGGATGCGGGTCAACCCGCCGGTGCAGCGGCACCCCTCCGAGGCCGACGTGCTCGACCCGGTGCCGGGCACCTCGCTCGGCGCCGGGACGTTGGCGATGGTGCCGGAGGAGCTGCGGGCGCAGCCGCCGCACAAGGACGAGAGCGGGGTCAACCAGCCATGA
- a CDS encoding LpqB family beta-propeller domain-containing protein, translating to MRGAGAAALAGLVAVLLGACHGLPGSTPVEQGQVVGRAQPEGVRIIPRGPVPGSDADALVLDFLRAGVGADDDSGVAREYLTASASAQWHPDGSAWIYENPQALRVAVVRPGTVTVTGTASAELDKEGHYVELPPGQVRTATLTLARVDDQWRIDGGLDRLTAAWISRADFGRYSSFALTYAAPQDDVAVTDRRWFLQGPGLITRLTRAQLSPPPSYLQGAVVTGIPEYTDLSMGAVSVESQVAHVALSGRAINADDRNRRLMWQQLTTTLTALTGVDAVQLEADGSRLTVPGLPDRPLTAADVSLHPPTQPSGPVLLRSRAGLERADPARLADPEVRQERLPQRDVAGPPLPQVGARWFRLAVSPDGHEVAGIDGDRSALARWRDGRLVEVPDVGTDLTRPAYDGSGHLWLSGRTAGGTRVLVQPTADLSGRPPAAINVPWLADRTVVALRPSPDGQRVLVVSQGAKDGRTSVGVAGVLRKDGHPVGLAAPIAVAGGLTEVVDAAWLDTETLGVVGRSDPAADHRVVVAPISGPSQTLGPVPGATGITTYAGTRNIVVTTRRGVALVRAGNQFVPLVATSDFVVPGH from the coding sequence TTGCGCGGTGCCGGGGCGGCCGCGCTGGCCGGCCTGGTCGCGGTGCTGCTCGGGGCGTGCCACGGCCTGCCCGGGTCCACCCCCGTGGAGCAGGGCCAGGTCGTCGGCCGGGCCCAGCCCGAGGGGGTCCGGATCATCCCGCGGGGCCCGGTCCCCGGGTCGGACGCCGACGCGCTGGTCCTGGACTTCCTGCGGGCCGGGGTCGGCGCCGACGACGACAGCGGCGTGGCCCGGGAGTACCTCACCGCCAGCGCCTCCGCCCAGTGGCACCCGGACGGGTCGGCCTGGATCTACGAGAACCCGCAGGCGCTGCGGGTGGCGGTCGTGCGCCCCGGCACCGTCACCGTCACGGGGACCGCCTCGGCGGAGCTGGACAAGGAGGGGCACTACGTCGAGCTGCCCCCCGGGCAGGTCCGCACCGCCACCCTCACGCTGGCGCGCGTCGACGACCAGTGGCGCATCGACGGGGGGCTGGACCGCCTCACCGCGGCCTGGATCAGCCGCGCGGACTTCGGCCGCTACTCCAGCTTCGCCCTCACGTATGCCGCCCCGCAGGACGACGTGGCCGTCACGGACCGGCGCTGGTTCCTGCAGGGGCCCGGCCTCATCACCCGGCTGACCCGGGCGCAGCTGTCCCCGCCCCCGAGCTACCTGCAGGGTGCGGTCGTGACCGGCATCCCGGAGTACACCGACCTGTCCATGGGTGCGGTCTCCGTGGAGTCGCAGGTGGCGCACGTCGCCCTGAGCGGGCGCGCCATCAACGCCGACGACCGCAACCGCCGGCTGATGTGGCAGCAGCTCACGACGACCCTGACGGCGCTGACCGGGGTCGACGCCGTCCAGCTCGAGGCCGACGGCTCGCGCCTCACGGTCCCGGGGCTGCCGGACCGGCCGTTGACCGCCGCCGACGTCAGCCTGCACCCGCCGACCCAGCCGTCCGGGCCGGTGCTGCTGCGCAGCCGGGCAGGGCTGGAGCGCGCCGACCCGGCCCGGCTGGCCGACCCCGAGGTCCGGCAGGAGCGACTGCCGCAGCGTGACGTCGCCGGCCCGCCGCTGCCCCAGGTCGGCGCCCGGTGGTTCCGGCTCGCGGTGTCCCCCGACGGCCACGAGGTCGCGGGGATCGACGGGGACCGCAGCGCCCTGGCGCGGTGGCGCGACGGCCGGCTGGTCGAGGTGCCCGACGTGGGCACCGACCTGACCCGGCCCGCCTACGACGGCTCGGGCCACCTGTGGCTGTCCGGCCGCACCGCCGGAGGGACCCGGGTCCTGGTCCAACCGACGGCGGACCTGTCCGGGCGACCGCCCGCTGCCATCAACGTGCCCTGGCTCGCCGACCGCACCGTGGTGGCGCTGCGCCCCTCGCCCGACGGGCAGCGGGTCCTGGTCGTCTCCCAGGGGGCGAAGGACGGCCGCACCTCGGTCGGCGTCGCCGGGGTCCTGCGCAAGGACGGTCACCCGGTCGGGCTGGCCGCCCCGATCGCGGTCGCGGGCGGCCTGACCGAGGTCGTCGACGCAGCCTGGCTCGATACCGAGACCCTCGGCGTCGTCGGCCGCAGCGACCCGGCCGCGGACCACCGGGTCGTCGTCGCCCCCATCAGCGGACCGAGCCAGACCCTCGGACCGGTGCCGGGCGCGACCGGCATCACCACGTATGCCGGGACCCGCAACATCGTCGTCACCACCCGCCGAGGCGTGGCGCTGGTCCGTGCCGGCAACCAGTTCGTGCCGCTGGTCGCCACCAGCGACTTCGTCGTGCCCGGGCACTGA
- a CDS encoding ComF family protein: MAAGSGGVVLGGLGSALVDLALPVMCGACGRPGGSVCPPCREGAWGWCYPAGPRLVSPDPRPPGLPPVLATAVNDGVVRRLLHAYKDEGRRDLRPALAELLAPGLALAVRSLRTGVAREAGSGRIGALGELAGMGEVTVVPVPTSAAARRRRGDRPLEALAAAACRQVPGCTSRPLLATRGVPADQATLGDRARALNLRGSMRPRDRDRVKARGLGGTPVVVVDDLLTTGATLVETTRVLQECGLEVACAVVVAATARRAAPPTR; the protein is encoded by the coding sequence GTGGCGGCTGGGTCGGGAGGGGTCGTGCTGGGTGGGTTGGGCAGCGCCCTGGTCGACCTCGCGCTGCCCGTGATGTGCGGCGCCTGCGGACGCCCCGGCGGGAGCGTCTGCCCGCCCTGCCGCGAGGGCGCCTGGGGCTGGTGCTATCCCGCGGGCCCGCGGCTGGTGTCGCCCGACCCGCGGCCGCCGGGGCTGCCCCCGGTGCTGGCGACGGCGGTCAACGACGGGGTGGTGCGGCGGCTGCTCCACGCCTACAAGGACGAGGGGCGGCGCGACCTGCGCCCGGCGCTGGCGGAGCTGCTCGCCCCGGGCCTGGCGCTCGCGGTGCGCAGCCTGCGGACCGGCGTGGCACGGGAGGCGGGGTCCGGCCGGATCGGGGCGCTGGGCGAGCTCGCGGGCATGGGGGAGGTCACGGTGGTCCCGGTACCCACGTCGGCGGCCGCTCGGCGGCGCCGCGGGGACCGGCCGCTCGAGGCGCTCGCAGCCGCCGCCTGCCGCCAGGTGCCCGGCTGCACGAGCCGCCCCCTGCTCGCGACCCGCGGCGTGCCCGCCGACCAGGCCACCCTCGGCGACCGCGCCCGCGCGCTCAACCTGCGGGGGAGCATGCGACCCCGGGACCGGGACCGGGTCAAGGCCCGAGGTCTCGGGGGGACCCCGGTGGTGGTGGTCGACGACCTGCTCACCACCGGCGCCACCCTCGTGGAGACGACCCGCGTGCTGCAGGAGTGCGGGCTCGAGGTGGCCTGCGCCGTCGTCGTGGCGGCCACCGCGCGCCGCGCCGCTCCCCCCACCCGGTGA
- the hpf gene encoding ribosome hibernation-promoting factor, HPF/YfiA family has protein sequence MDIQITGRHVPISDRFREHASDKLGKIELLANRDPRLDIVVSKHGGPGSSATTVEITCRIKGPVIRAEAAADDKYAAFDVAADKLLDRLKRANDRRRGKRRRITTSTDTDAPAELLAAPPAAASGEAAAPRATPAPEPVDDGPEVVEVADSPIEVRVKHHRSAPMNLEQALYEMEMVGHDFFLFTDAESGSPSVLYRRRGWSYGVLHLQTEPAVPDLESRTA, from the coding sequence ATGGACATCCAGATCACCGGCCGTCACGTCCCCATCTCCGACCGGTTCCGCGAGCACGCCAGTGACAAGCTCGGCAAGATCGAGCTCCTGGCCAACCGTGATCCGCGGCTGGACATCGTCGTCAGCAAGCACGGCGGCCCCGGCAGCAGCGCCACCACCGTCGAGATCACCTGCCGCATCAAGGGCCCGGTGATCCGCGCGGAGGCCGCCGCCGACGACAAGTACGCCGCCTTCGACGTCGCCGCGGACAAGCTGCTCGACCGGTTGAAGAGGGCCAACGACCGGCGCCGGGGCAAGCGCCGCAGGATCACCACCTCCACCGATACCGACGCGCCCGCCGAGCTGCTGGCCGCGCCCCCGGCCGCCGCCTCCGGTGAGGCCGCGGCGCCCCGGGCCACGCCCGCGCCCGAGCCCGTCGACGACGGCCCCGAGGTGGTCGAGGTGGCCGACTCGCCCATCGAGGTCCGGGTCAAGCACCACCGCTCCGCGCCGATGAACCTCGAGCAGGCGCTCTACGAGATGGAGATGGTCGGGCACGACTTCTTCCTCTTCACGGACGCCGAGAGCGGCAGCCCGAGCGTGCTCTACCGCCGCCGCGGGTGGTCCTACGGCGTGCTGCACCTGCAGACCGAGCCGGCCGTCCCGGACCTCGAGAGCCGCACCGCCTGA
- a CDS encoding response regulator, whose translation MTAPHLRPGGHPQRPAGPRRVPATERIRVLVADDHVLYRRGLEMVLGQEPDIEIVGEAGDGAEAVARSEELVPDIVLMDVRMPRLSGPDATARLREVVPSAKVVMLTISDEEQDLYAAVRAGATGYLLKDVPGEEIAAGIRQVAAGQSLISPPMASKLLQEFAQLIKREEERPAMPVPRLTERELQVLKLVARGMANKDIATELFISENTVKNHVRNILEKLQLHSRMEAVVFAVREKILDLPE comes from the coding sequence ATGACGGCCCCCCACCTTCGCCCCGGCGGCCACCCGCAGCGTCCCGCCGGGCCGCGCCGGGTCCCCGCGACCGAGCGCATCCGGGTCCTCGTGGCCGACGACCACGTGCTCTACCGCCGCGGCCTGGAGATGGTGCTGGGGCAGGAGCCCGACATCGAGATCGTCGGCGAGGCCGGCGACGGCGCCGAGGCGGTCGCCCGGTCCGAGGAGCTCGTCCCCGACATCGTGCTGATGGACGTGCGGATGCCACGGCTGTCCGGCCCCGACGCCACGGCGCGGCTGCGCGAGGTCGTCCCCTCCGCCAAGGTCGTCATGCTCACCATCTCCGACGAGGAGCAGGACCTGTATGCCGCCGTCCGCGCCGGCGCCACGGGCTACCTGCTCAAGGACGTGCCGGGGGAGGAGATCGCCGCCGGCATCCGTCAGGTGGCGGCCGGGCAGTCGCTCATCTCCCCGCCGATGGCGTCCAAGCTGCTGCAGGAGTTCGCGCAGCTGATCAAGCGCGAGGAGGAGCGGCCCGCGATGCCGGTCCCGCGCCTGACCGAGCGCGAGCTGCAGGTCCTCAAGCTCGTCGCGCGCGGGATGGCCAACAAGGACATCGCCACCGAGCTGTTCATCTCCGAGAACACCGTCAAGAACCACGTGCGCAACATCCTCGAGAAGCTCCAGCTGCACTCGCGGATGGAGGCCGTCGTCTTCGCGGTCCGCGAGAAGATCCTCGACCTGCCCGAATGA
- a CDS encoding winged helix-turn-helix domain-containing protein has translation MTGTRRLTLPQARRMALAAQGFARPRPAEVGSRDLTRVLQTVQVVQIDSVNVLTRSHYLPFWSRLGGYDPASLDRLRDRAPRRMVEYWAHEASLVPPSTWPLLGFRMHRALEDGWGGMRRVAADHPELVASVLAEVTARGPLTSREVEAALAHDVPRSREDWGWNWSLVKSALEHLFWAGQVTSAGRTPGFERRYAALDRVLPREVLADAVTAPTTPERDPERFVGLVERSARALGVGSEQCLRDYFRLRPEQARSAIATLVERGVLEPAQVEGWRRTAYVHHLARVPRRVEASALLSPFDSLVWQRDRTRALFGFDFRLEIYVPAHLRVHGYYVLPFLHRERLAARVDLKADRPTGRLLVRSTHLEEHAVGDADTWDALQRELAALGRWLGVPDVVHESRPPEVSASTQVTH, from the coding sequence ATGACCGGGACCCGCCGGCTGACGCTGCCGCAGGCCCGCCGCATGGCGCTGGCGGCGCAGGGCTTCGCCCGGCCGCGGCCCGCGGAGGTGGGCAGCCGGGACCTGACCCGGGTGCTGCAGACCGTCCAGGTGGTGCAGATCGACTCGGTCAACGTCCTCACCCGCAGCCACTACCTGCCGTTCTGGTCCCGGCTCGGCGGCTACGACCCCGCGTCGCTGGACCGGCTGCGGGACCGCGCGCCGCGGCGCATGGTGGAGTACTGGGCCCACGAGGCCTCGCTGGTGCCGCCGTCGACCTGGCCGCTGCTGGGCTTCCGGATGCACCGGGCACTGGAGGACGGCTGGGGCGGGATGCGGCGGGTCGCGGCCGACCATCCCGAGCTGGTGGCGTCCGTCCTGGCCGAGGTCACCGCGCGCGGACCCCTCACCAGCCGCGAGGTCGAGGCGGCGCTCGCCCACGACGTGCCCCGCTCCCGCGAGGACTGGGGGTGGAACTGGTCCCTGGTCAAGAGCGCCCTCGAGCACCTCTTCTGGGCCGGCCAGGTCACCAGCGCCGGGCGGACGCCCGGCTTCGAGCGCCGGTATGCCGCGCTCGACCGGGTGCTGCCCCGCGAGGTGCTGGCGGACGCCGTCACCGCCCCGACGACCCCTGAGCGGGACCCGGAGCGGTTCGTGGGGCTGGTGGAGCGCTCCGCGCGGGCCCTCGGGGTCGGGTCGGAGCAGTGCCTGCGCGACTACTTCCGGCTGCGCCCCGAGCAGGCGCGGTCGGCGATCGCGACCCTGGTCGAGCGGGGGGTGCTGGAGCCGGCGCAGGTCGAGGGGTGGCGGCGGACGGCATACGTGCACCACCTCGCCCGGGTGCCGCGGCGGGTCGAGGCGAGCGCGCTGCTCAGCCCCTTCGACTCGCTGGTGTGGCAGCGGGACCGCACCCGGGCGCTGTTCGGGTTCGACTTCCGGCTGGAGATCTACGTGCCGGCGCACCTGCGGGTGCACGGCTACTACGTGCTGCCGTTCCTGCACCGCGAGCGCCTCGCGGCGCGGGTCGACCTCAAGGCGGACCGGCCCACCGGGCGGCTGCTGGTGCGCAGCACGCACCTGGAGGAGCACGCCGTCGGCGACGCCGACACGTGGGACGCGCTGCAGCGCGAGCTGGCCGCCCTGGGGCGCTGGCTCGGCGTGCCCGACGTCGTCCACGAGAGCCGGCCGCCCGAGGTGAGCGCGTCGACCCAGGTGACGCACTAG